A genome region from Anastrepha obliqua isolate idAnaObli1 chromosome 4, idAnaObli1_1.0, whole genome shotgun sequence includes the following:
- the LOC129243570 gene encoding myeloid leukemia factor isoform X2: protein MPAGARRRSQPNHMNAMNMQMRSMNRLMNSLMPDPFNMLTPFDSGFQQNALMERGNPHVGNPMGGFMGFPPMANINRLLNSDIGQPHGSSYCSSSVITMSSGPDGRPQIYQATSSTKTGPGGIRETRKTVEDSRQGMKKMAIGHHIGERSHIIEKEQDLRSGQLEERQEFINLEEDEAEDFDREFTNRARMGGVRGARPQEMITIESADDDDARPRHYSRHHGSGGQHRRHLPALPAPPQQNSSSPLSNSSSSVDLSNSKSNSNKKTTTTSHSITTEGNATTATSKRNTNSNNNSCFTSNATRRSPAAAGYQHRGITARRPLRTPPSSPLATTPTNHSHSSASVTTSVHPHPYNASAARRNYRSKHTKQHQQPHQPQTLTITEIIDDDDEDEPQPTTATVTVVEEDDDAAEATTVINPAAQAAKTPANKSHTSAH, encoded by the exons ATGCCTGCAGGCGCACGTCGACGGTCACAACC CAATCATATGAATGCAATGAATATGCAAATGCGTTCGATGAATCGTCTAATGAATTCACTCATGCCCGATCCATTCAATATGCTGACACCGTTCGATTCAGGCTTCCAACAGAATGCGCTCATGGAACGCGGCAATCCACATGTCGGTAATCCAATGGGTGGTTTTATGGGTTTTCCCCCAATGGCAAATATAAATCGACTACTCAACTCAG ATATCGGCCAACCACATGGCTCCTCTTATTGCTCTAGCTCAGTTATCACTATGTCCTCTGGCCCAGATGGACGTCCACAAATCTATCAGGCCACAAGCAGCACAAAAACTGGGCCAGGCGGTATACGTGAGACGCGTAAAACAGTGGAAGACTCAAGGCAAGGCATGAAGAAAATGGCTATTGGACATCACATTGGCGAACGTTCGCATATTATTGAGAAAGAACAAGACTTGCGTTCCGGTCAATTGGAGGAACGTCAAGAGTTTATAAATTTGGAGGAAGATGAAGCAGAGGATTTCGATCGTGAATTCACCAATCGCGCGCGCATGGGCGGTGTACGTGGTGCGCGTCCACAAGAGATGATCACAATTGAATCGGCTGACGATGATGATGCACGTCCGCGTCATTATAGCAGACATCATGGCAGTGGTGGACAACATCGCAGACATTTGCCAGCATTGCCCGCACCACCACAACAGAATAG CTCTTCTCCGTTGTCCAATTCGTCGTCGTCTGTTGATTTGTCGAACTCCAAGTCTAACTCTAATAAAAAGACCACTACAACGAGTCACAGCATAACCACCGAAGGAAATGCTACCACTGCAACGAGCAAGAGGAAcaccaacagcaataacaacagctGCTTTACTTCGAATGCAACCCGTCGTTCCCCAGCCGCCGCCGGTTATCAACATCGTGGCATTACAGCTCGTCGTCCATTGCGTACGCCACCATCGTCGCCACTCGCCACCACGCCGACCAATCACAGCCACAGCAGCGCATCGGTAACGACAAG CGTACATCCCCATCCATATAATGCTTCGGCCGCGCGCCGCAATTATCGCTCTAAACATACCAAACAGCATCAGCAGCCACATCAGCCGCAAACCTTGACCATAACCGAAATAATCGATGACGACGATGAAGATGAGCCACAGCCAACAACAGCCACAGTAACAGTAGTTGAAGAAGATGATGATGCAGCAGAAGCTACAACCGTTATCAATCCAGCAGCCCAAGCAGCTAAAACACCGGCTAATAaatctcacacatcggctcattaa
- the LOC129243570 gene encoding myeloid leukemia factor isoform X3 — protein MSLFGSLMGDFDDDLFMGNHMNAMNMQMRSMNRLMNSLMPDPFNMLTPFDSGFQQNALMERGNPHVGNPMGGFMGFPPMANINRLLNSDIGQPHGSSYCSSSVITMSSGPDGRPQIYQATSSTKTGPGGIRETRKTVEDSRQGMKKMAIGHHIGERSHIIEKEQDLRSGQLEERQEFINLEEDEAEDFDREFTNRARMGGVRGARPQEMITIESADDDDARPRHYSRHHGSGGQHRRHLPALPAPPQQNSVHPHPYNASAARRNYRSKHTKQHQQPHQPQTLTITEIIDDDDEDEPQPTTATVTVVEEDDDAAEATTVINPAAQAAKTPANKSHTSAH, from the exons CAATCATATGAATGCAATGAATATGCAAATGCGTTCGATGAATCGTCTAATGAATTCACTCATGCCCGATCCATTCAATATGCTGACACCGTTCGATTCAGGCTTCCAACAGAATGCGCTCATGGAACGCGGCAATCCACATGTCGGTAATCCAATGGGTGGTTTTATGGGTTTTCCCCCAATGGCAAATATAAATCGACTACTCAACTCAG ATATCGGCCAACCACATGGCTCCTCTTATTGCTCTAGCTCAGTTATCACTATGTCCTCTGGCCCAGATGGACGTCCACAAATCTATCAGGCCACAAGCAGCACAAAAACTGGGCCAGGCGGTATACGTGAGACGCGTAAAACAGTGGAAGACTCAAGGCAAGGCATGAAGAAAATGGCTATTGGACATCACATTGGCGAACGTTCGCATATTATTGAGAAAGAACAAGACTTGCGTTCCGGTCAATTGGAGGAACGTCAAGAGTTTATAAATTTGGAGGAAGATGAAGCAGAGGATTTCGATCGTGAATTCACCAATCGCGCGCGCATGGGCGGTGTACGTGGTGCGCGTCCACAAGAGATGATCACAATTGAATCGGCTGACGATGATGATGCACGTCCGCGTCATTATAGCAGACATCATGGCAGTGGTGGACAACATCGCAGACATTTGCCAGCATTGCCCGCACCACCACAACAGAATAG CGTACATCCCCATCCATATAATGCTTCGGCCGCGCGCCGCAATTATCGCTCTAAACATACCAAACAGCATCAGCAGCCACATCAGCCGCAAACCTTGACCATAACCGAAATAATCGATGACGACGATGAAGATGAGCCACAGCCAACAACAGCCACAGTAACAGTAGTTGAAGAAGATGATGATGCAGCAGAAGCTACAACCGTTATCAATCCAGCAGCCCAAGCAGCTAAAACACCGGCTAATAaatctcacacatcggctcattaa
- the LOC129243570 gene encoding myeloid leukemia factor isoform X1 — protein sequence MSLFGSLMGDFDDDLFMGNHMNAMNMQMRSMNRLMNSLMPDPFNMLTPFDSGFQQNALMERGNPHVGNPMGGFMGFPPMANINRLLNSDIGQPHGSSYCSSSVITMSSGPDGRPQIYQATSSTKTGPGGIRETRKTVEDSRQGMKKMAIGHHIGERSHIIEKEQDLRSGQLEERQEFINLEEDEAEDFDREFTNRARMGGVRGARPQEMITIESADDDDARPRHYSRHHGSGGQHRRHLPALPAPPQQNSSSPLSNSSSSVDLSNSKSNSNKKTTTTSHSITTEGNATTATSKRNTNSNNNSCFTSNATRRSPAAAGYQHRGITARRPLRTPPSSPLATTPTNHSHSSASVTTSVHPHPYNASAARRNYRSKHTKQHQQPHQPQTLTITEIIDDDDEDEPQPTTATVTVVEEDDDAAEATTVINPAAQAAKTPANKSHTSAH from the exons CAATCATATGAATGCAATGAATATGCAAATGCGTTCGATGAATCGTCTAATGAATTCACTCATGCCCGATCCATTCAATATGCTGACACCGTTCGATTCAGGCTTCCAACAGAATGCGCTCATGGAACGCGGCAATCCACATGTCGGTAATCCAATGGGTGGTTTTATGGGTTTTCCCCCAATGGCAAATATAAATCGACTACTCAACTCAG ATATCGGCCAACCACATGGCTCCTCTTATTGCTCTAGCTCAGTTATCACTATGTCCTCTGGCCCAGATGGACGTCCACAAATCTATCAGGCCACAAGCAGCACAAAAACTGGGCCAGGCGGTATACGTGAGACGCGTAAAACAGTGGAAGACTCAAGGCAAGGCATGAAGAAAATGGCTATTGGACATCACATTGGCGAACGTTCGCATATTATTGAGAAAGAACAAGACTTGCGTTCCGGTCAATTGGAGGAACGTCAAGAGTTTATAAATTTGGAGGAAGATGAAGCAGAGGATTTCGATCGTGAATTCACCAATCGCGCGCGCATGGGCGGTGTACGTGGTGCGCGTCCACAAGAGATGATCACAATTGAATCGGCTGACGATGATGATGCACGTCCGCGTCATTATAGCAGACATCATGGCAGTGGTGGACAACATCGCAGACATTTGCCAGCATTGCCCGCACCACCACAACAGAATAG CTCTTCTCCGTTGTCCAATTCGTCGTCGTCTGTTGATTTGTCGAACTCCAAGTCTAACTCTAATAAAAAGACCACTACAACGAGTCACAGCATAACCACCGAAGGAAATGCTACCACTGCAACGAGCAAGAGGAAcaccaacagcaataacaacagctGCTTTACTTCGAATGCAACCCGTCGTTCCCCAGCCGCCGCCGGTTATCAACATCGTGGCATTACAGCTCGTCGTCCATTGCGTACGCCACCATCGTCGCCACTCGCCACCACGCCGACCAATCACAGCCACAGCAGCGCATCGGTAACGACAAG CGTACATCCCCATCCATATAATGCTTCGGCCGCGCGCCGCAATTATCGCTCTAAACATACCAAACAGCATCAGCAGCCACATCAGCCGCAAACCTTGACCATAACCGAAATAATCGATGACGACGATGAAGATGAGCCACAGCCAACAACAGCCACAGTAACAGTAGTTGAAGAAGATGATGATGCAGCAGAAGCTACAACCGTTATCAATCCAGCAGCCCAAGCAGCTAAAACACCGGCTAATAaatctcacacatcggctcattaa